From the genome of Verrucomicrobiales bacterium:
GTCTCGCAAGCTCATGATCAAGACCAGGCCAGCCAGAGCAGTGCCGGTCAGAGGTAATAGCGTTCGACGCAACCACCCAGACCACCAGCCCCCACTCACTGCGGCCACTTCGTTCTGAGCCTCCACGCGTTCGAGTCGACGCTCAATCTGGCTCCAATAAAATTCACGGCTGGCCGGCACGCTCACTACGGGATCGGCCTCCCGCAGCGCCTCCTTCACCATGACCAGCTCCTGACGCAGAGCCTGCAGGCTCGCATCCTCGGCCAGAAGTTTCTCCAGAGCCAATCTCTCGCCGCCCGACAGCTCACCATCCACGTAAGCCTGCAGCTTGATTCCTATGTCCTCTTTCATGTCAGCTCATCTCCTCTCGTTTATAAGCGGCCATCAGAGTGGCCATGCGGCGGCGCGCGTAGAACAATCGGGACATGACCGTCCCGATCGAACACTCCATTCGCTTGGCAATCTCTTTATATTCCAGCTCTTCAAACTCATGTAAAACCAGTACTGTGCGGTGCGCGGAGGACAACTTGCCCAACGCCTCATCGATTCGCTTCCGTAACTCCGTCCGTTCCAAACCCTGGGTGGGATTATGAGTCACGACCGGCATCTGCCGCTCAACCCCGCCCGACTCTTCTTCCAGGAGCTCAATCGACTCTGCCCGCTGCCGCTTGTGCTTGCGCAGCTGATCCAGACACAGATTGATCACAATCCGAGTCATCCAGGTCACAAAGCTCGATTCACCCTCGAATTGCTTCAGACGCTGCCAACCCTTCACCCAGGCTTCCTGGGAAAGATCCATCGCCTCTTCCTCGTTCCGCATCATGCTGAACGCCCGAGCATAGATCTTGTCTCGGTGACGACCGACTAACTCCTCGAACGCCTTCATGTTCCCGCGCTGGGCGGCCTTCACGAGGCGATCGTCGGGTTGTTCAGCGTAATTATCCCGAGCTGGCATGTTTGACTGGGTTAGCTACCAAGGTATTCAGGGAAAGTCACAGCTTCCCCTTGGTGCTTGGGAGCTGCCCAAGAATTCTCGGATCCCGTTGACAAGCAACATCTACCGCCTTTGCAAACGCTTTAAAAAGCACCTCGCAGACATGATGCGGCTCCTCCCCATACAGTAACTCCAAATGAAGGTTGCATCGAGCCTCATTCGCAAATCCCTGGAAGAATTCGCGGGCTAGACCAAATCGAAAGGCACTAGACATGTCCTGGTTCTTTTCTTGGGTCGTGACTCGCTTCAAGGCCAGGGGGTCCATACCCCGCCAAACCAAATACGGTCGCCCACTAAAATCGACTACGCAGCGCGCCAAACATTCATCCATAGGCACATAAGCCTCCCCGGTGAACGGATTCCTCGGGTCAAAACCCGAACCATAGCGCCGAATCCCCTTCTTGTCGCCTAAGGCCGCCAACAGGGCTTGCCCCAAGGCGATCCCACAATCTTCCACGGTGTGATGAGCATCCACCTCCAAATCTCCCTGGCAACGCAACCGAAGATCCATCACGGAATGCTTGGCAAACAACACCAGCATGTGATCGAAAAACGGGATCCCGGTGGAGATCTTGGATGCACCCCGTCCATCGATGGCGAGATCGATGGCAATCTGAGTTTCTTTGGTAACCCGCTTGATTCGGGCCTTCCGCACAGTCATGACTGGAAATAAACAGACTTCAAAGGCAAAACCCAAGCGTTAATTCTTGTCACCTGGTGGACCGGAGGGCAGATTCCGGCACCGCGTGCACCCGCTTGCTGCCATCCTCGCCTGCCTGCTGCTGGCCTTTGTCAGCGGCGCACGAGGTGCCTCACCAGCGCGAGTGGAAGGCGTCTCGTTTCAAGGCCGTGAGTATTTTAAAGTCTCCTCCTGGGCTCGAGAAAACCAGTTCACCCCCCGATGGCTGGTTCAGGATCAGGAACTCAGGCTCAGCAACGCTCGCCATACCCTGATTCTCAACCACGACTCCCGACGCATCAAGATCAACGGCGTGTGGGTGTGGATCTCGGCTCCGGTGATCATGAGAGACCGCGATGCCTTTATACCCCGGCTGGACCTTCGGACGACTCTCCAGCCACTGCTGTTCCCTCGTCGTTCCACCGCCGGCTCTCCACGCATTATCTGTCTCGATCCCGGACACGGGGGCGATGACACCGGTAAACGCGACGGCAACCGCTACGAAAAGTACTTCACGCTCCAACTCGCCAAAGAGCTGGGCAAGCAGCTCACCCGGGCCGGCTACCGGGTGGTCTACACCCGAACCTCCGATGCCAAAGTCGATTTGCCCGTGCGCCCGAATGTGGCGCAACGAGCCCGCGCCGACCTGTTCCTCAGCCTGCACTTTAACGGGGCCGATGTCCCCTCGGCTCAGGGTGTGGAGGTCTATTGCCTCACCCCGGTAGGCGCCAGTTCCACCAACGCCGGGGGAGAGGGAGCCGATTCGCCAGCCTCCCCCGGAAACCGATGGGACGAACGCAATCTGCAGCTGGCCTTCGAACTGCAAAAGTCTCTGGTTCGTCGATTGGGCCGCGAGGACCGCGGACTGCGACGAGCGCGCTTTGCCGTACTTCGGGACGCCACCATGCCAGCCGTTCTGATCGAAGGAGGCTTCATGAGCAACCCCGCCGAGGCCCGCTGGATTTATTCCGCGTCAGAACGAACCAAGCTGGCCCGGGCCATTGTGGAGGCGGTCAACAGCTACAAAGCCATCACCGGCTCCTAAGCCAACGGCAAAATCCGCTCGCCAAAGACCTCCACCCGATGGCTAGCTAGTGGGCAGATGAACCTGGCTGATTTGCATCGTTCCCATGACCAAGCCCACGCCACCTGGCGCGGGAAGGACAACTACCAGGTCAGGCTCGTGCGCAGAATTCTAGGATCACGTCTCGGACAAACACGGCAACGCGTCCTGGATGTGGGGTGTGCCGATGGATACCTGCTGAGCCCTTTCTGCTCGCAGCACGACATCGTGGGAGTGGATGTCTCAACCCAGTTTTCAGCCTTGGCCCTCAAAGCCGGCTTCTCCTCCCACCAAATCAAGGATCTCTCCAGCGACGTCCTCGACGTGGCGGACCAGTCGATAGATGCCGTGTTCTGTGGGCAGACCATCGAGCATGTCATCGATACCGATTGGCTGCTCACCGAACTCAACCGAGTGCTTAAACCAGGCGGCAGCCTGATGGTGACAACCCCCAACATCCGTTCGCCACATACGCTACTACGACTGCTGCTGAACGAGACCCCGGCCTTCGGAGCCAAGTATCGCAGCGGCCATGTACGCGATTGGACCACGCGGCTGCTTCGTCGCGCCATCGAGAATAACGGCTTTGAGGTTGAGGCCATGCACGGCGTGGAGTTTTGGCTTCCGGGTGGAAGCGACCTGTTAAGCCCCCTCTTCCGCCCGCTTCCCAGCCTGGCCACCGCCATGCTGGCGGTGGCTCGAAAGGTCAAAAACGTTCGCTACGAGCTGCGCCCCTTTGAGAACTAGTGCACCACCTCGCAAATGACTGCCGGTTGATGGGGCACGGTTTCAGCTGTGGGAAGTGACCGGGGGGAGCGCCGTCGGTTGGGACTTTAACCAAAGAACCAAGCCGCGACGGCCCAAACTGTGCGCGAATCGCAGAGCGGGACCGTTAGCGACTTTCCCTCGCTCCGTGCTACCATCGTCGCCTCCGCGCAGGCACTGCGGGCGAGCAGACGCACCAGACTTCTGATTTCCAAACGGCTTGCAAACCGGGCTCAAGGAGAGGTCAAGCAACCACCTAAGGTGCCGATGTATACCCGGGTTGGACTGGAGCTTCGGAGCTGACATTTCGGGGGAAGTTTCGGCGGAGTCACCGGTTGGAATACCCTTCGACAAGCACCGACTCCTAGAGGTCATGCAAATCACTGAGTTAGCGCAACAACCGCCAAAGAATGGCGATCCCGGTGGTGCGCCTCGCGCCCGCACGCTTCCAACACCCCATCGGCACGCCGCCCTAGGGCTCCTTCACGCGCTGTTTCTGCTCAGCATCACTCTCACGAGGATGCACGCTGACAGCGTGGATGAAAGCAAGCGAGTCGCAGACCTGAGCCTCGAGGAACTGATGAATGAACCAGTGACCTCGGTTTCCAAAAAGGAGACCAGGCTGGGGAACGCCGCGACCGCCATCTCGGTCATCAGCCCAGATGAAATCCGACGCAACGGCCATACTACCATAGCCGAATCGCTGCGGATGGTGCCCGGATTGAACGTCGCCCGCATCG
Proteins encoded in this window:
- a CDS encoding sigma-70 family RNA polymerase sigma factor, coding for MPARDNYAEQPDDRLVKAAQRGNMKAFEELVGRHRDKIYARAFSMMRNEEEAMDLSQEAWVKGWQRLKQFEGESSFVTWMTRIVINLCLDQLRKHKRQRAESIELLEEESGGVERQMPVVTHNPTQGLERTELRKRIDEALGKLSSAHRTVLVLHEFEELEYKEIAKRMECSIGTVMSRLFYARRRMATLMAAYKREEMS
- the hisB gene encoding imidazoleglycerol-phosphate dehydratase HisB → MTVRKARIKRVTKETQIAIDLAIDGRGASKISTGIPFFDHMLVLFAKHSVMDLRLRCQGDLEVDAHHTVEDCGIALGQALLAALGDKKGIRRYGSGFDPRNPFTGEAYVPMDECLARCVVDFSGRPYLVWRGMDPLALKRVTTQEKNQDMSSAFRFGLAREFFQGFANEARCNLHLELLYGEEPHHVCEVLFKAFAKAVDVACQRDPRILGQLPSTKGKL
- a CDS encoding N-acetylmuramoyl-L-alanine amidase; the encoded protein is MHPLAAILACLLLAFVSGARGASPARVEGVSFQGREYFKVSSWARENQFTPRWLVQDQELRLSNARHTLILNHDSRRIKINGVWVWISAPVIMRDRDAFIPRLDLRTTLQPLLFPRRSTAGSPRIICLDPGHGGDDTGKRDGNRYEKYFTLQLAKELGKQLTRAGYRVVYTRTSDAKVDLPVRPNVAQRARADLFLSLHFNGADVPSAQGVEVYCLTPVGASSTNAGGEGADSPASPGNRWDERNLQLAFELQKSLVRRLGREDRGLRRARFAVLRDATMPAVLIEGGFMSNPAEARWIYSASERTKLARAIVEAVNSYKAITGS
- a CDS encoding class I SAM-dependent methyltransferase: MNLADLHRSHDQAHATWRGKDNYQVRLVRRILGSRLGQTRQRVLDVGCADGYLLSPFCSQHDIVGVDVSTQFSALALKAGFSSHQIKDLSSDVLDVADQSIDAVFCGQTIEHVIDTDWLLTELNRVLKPGGSLMVTTPNIRSPHTLLRLLLNETPAFGAKYRSGHVRDWTTRLLRRAIENNGFEVEAMHGVEFWLPGGSDLLSPLFRPLPSLATAMLAVARKVKNVRYELRPFEN